A section of the Clostridium felsineum DSM 794 genome encodes:
- the epsC gene encoding serine O-acetyltransferase EpsC translates to MFKSVRYDINRVLENDPAARSGLEVFLLYPSIHALMWYRIAHVFYNHRMFFMARLLSQIVRGFTGIEIHPGAKIGKGLFIDHGMGVVIGETAEIGDNVVMYHGSTLGGTGKETGKRHPTVGNNVFIGAGAKVLGPINLGDGCKIGANAVVLKDVPVNSTAVGIPAKIVIPSNKKQKVIDFDEYCNK, encoded by the coding sequence ATGTTTAAATCAGTAAGATATGATATAAATAGAGTTTTAGAGAATGATCCTGCAGCAAGAAGCGGGCTTGAAGTTTTTTTATTATATCCGTCAATACATGCACTTATGTGGTATCGAATTGCACATGTGTTTTATAATCATAGAATGTTTTTTATGGCAAGACTATTATCTCAAATTGTCAGAGGTTTTACGGGAATAGAAATTCATCCTGGAGCTAAAATCGGAAAGGGACTTTTTATTGACCATGGTATGGGGGTTGTCATAGGAGAAACAGCGGAAATAGGAGACAACGTTGTTATGTATCATGGTTCTACACTTGGTGGAACAGGAAAAGAAACAGGGAAAAGGCATCCAACTGTTGGAAATAATGTTTTCATAGGTGCAGGAGCTAAGGTGTTAGGACCTATAAATCTTGGAGATGGATGCAAGATTGGAGCAAATGCTGTTGTTCTTAAAGATGTTCCGGTTAATAGTACAGCTGTTGGGATTCCAGCTAAAATAGTAATACCCAGTAACAAAAAACAAAAAGTGATAGACTTTGATGAGTATTGTAATAAATAG
- the uxaC gene encoding glucuronate isomerase: MKKFMDENFMLSTKVAEDLYNNFAKDMPIIDYHCHISPQEICENKKFKNITEVWLYGDHYKWRLMRSSGVDEKYITGDSSDYDKFLAYVKAIETAIGNPLYHWSHLELQRYFGVYEVINEKNAPVIWEKANKALNDGLTVRKIIKNSNVKAICTTDDPIDSLEYHLKLKEDTSFDVKVLPAFRPDKALGINKDGYTDWVSKLAEVSKKDIKDYSAFLEALDSRIEFFHSVGGRVSDHALDYVPYIEASKEEVDVIFKKALKGEKVSFEDETKFRTFTMKFLGKKYASLGWAMELHMNAKRDNNGRMYNKLGPDTGFDSVNDNEVAGPLSRFLDSLEKEGSLPKTIIYSLNPNDNFVIGTLLGCFQGTEAFGKIQFGAAWWFNDHRDGMVEQMETLANLGAFSTFIGMLTDSRSFLSYTRHEYFRRILCDLIGKWVENGEVPNDMELLGRITKDICFNNANNYFGMGLQ; the protein is encoded by the coding sequence ATGAAAAAATTTATGGATGAAAATTTCATGCTCTCAACGAAGGTAGCAGAAGATTTGTATAATAATTTTGCTAAAGATATGCCTATAATAGATTATCACTGTCACATAAGTCCTCAGGAAATATGTGAAAATAAAAAGTTTAAAAACATAACAGAAGTATGGCTTTATGGTGATCACTATAAGTGGAGACTTATGAGAAGTTCAGGAGTAGATGAAAAATACATAACAGGTGATTCATCAGACTATGATAAATTTTTAGCATATGTTAAAGCTATAGAAACTGCTATAGGAAATCCTCTTTATCATTGGTCACATTTAGAATTGCAGAGATACTTTGGTGTATATGAAGTTATAAATGAAAAAAATGCACCTGTAATATGGGAAAAAGCAAATAAAGCCTTAAATGATGGACTTACTGTTAGAAAAATTATTAAAAATTCAAATGTTAAAGCAATTTGTACAACTGATGATCCAATAGATTCATTAGAATATCATTTGAAACTTAAAGAGGATACAAGCTTTGATGTAAAAGTTCTTCCAGCATTTAGACCAGACAAGGCTCTTGGAATAAATAAAGATGGATATACTGACTGGGTTAGCAAATTAGCAGAAGTTTCAAAGAAGGATATAAAGGATTATAGTGCATTTTTAGAAGCACTTGATAGTAGAATAGAATTTTTCCATTCAGTTGGTGGAAGAGTTTCAGATCATGCGTTAGATTATGTGCCTTATATAGAAGCATCAAAAGAAGAAGTTGACGTTATATTTAAGAAAGCTTTAAAAGGAGAAAAGGTTAGCTTCGAAGATGAAACTAAATTTAGAACATTTACTATGAAATTCTTAGGAAAGAAATATGCAAGCTTAGGCTGGGCAATGGAACTTCATATGAATGCTAAAAGAGATAACAATGGTCGTATGTACAATAAATTAGGACCTGATACAGGATTTGATTCAGTTAATGATAATGAAGTTGCTGGTCCACTTTCAAGATTCTTAGATTCATTAGAAAAAGAAGGATCACTTCCAAAAACAATAATATACAGCTTAAATCCTAACGATAACTTTGTTATAGGAACTTTACTTGGATGTTTCCAAGGAACAGAAGCATTTGGAAAAATTCAATTTGGAGCTGCATGGTGGTTTAATGATCATAGAGATGGTATGGTAGAACAAATGGAAACACTTGCAAACTTAGGAGCTTTCAGTACTTTCATTGGAATGCTTACTGATTCAAGAAGTTTCTTATCATATACTAGACATGAATACTTCAGAAGAATACTTTGCGACTTAATAGGAAAATGGGTCGAAAATGGTGAAGTACCAAACGATATGGAATTACTCGGAAGAATAACAAAAGATATATGCTTTAATAATGCTAATAATTACTTTGGAATGGGTTTACAATAA
- a CDS encoding MFS transporter yields the protein MKKLTLKEKISYGLGDFGNGFMFDLGQSYLLKFYTDVVKIAPGAAGGIFFFTKIFDAFMDPIAGTVVDSRKPGKHGKFRPIMFVSSIILAILTVITFTNPGKTATSKLLFAYITYMIWGLGYSFTNVPYGSLGSVITQDVQERTSLAAFRQVGSSGALLITSVIFMPLVLMFGNPRIGFPVVAGVMGVIGIISFYMTYKNTREVVTPAENVKREKITPKSIVVTVFTNRALLTLILMTIFSISAYNIRSSLIVYYCQYNLGNVSLLPYINFFTIGCAVLGVIAMPKLVSKFGKKRTAIIGFLVSVVADSINFLLPGNIYTFTILLAIGFIGISIPNGITWAFVSDSIDYGEWRTGTRREGITYSVFNFSRKLAQSIAGLLSGWGLGFVGYVANKKQSAETLLGIKSLLMAYPAVALLVAAIIVAFLYNLSDKKYNEMIKELEARKA from the coding sequence ATGAAAAAGTTAACCTTGAAGGAGAAAATATCCTATGGACTTGGCGATTTTGGAAATGGGTTCATGTTCGATTTAGGACAATCATACCTGTTGAAGTTTTATACAGACGTTGTTAAGATAGCTCCAGGTGCAGCAGGTGGTATATTTTTCTTTACAAAGATATTTGACGCATTTATGGATCCTATAGCAGGAACTGTAGTAGATTCGAGAAAACCTGGTAAACACGGTAAGTTTAGACCGATTATGTTTGTTTCCAGTATAATACTTGCAATACTTACGGTAATAACTTTTACGAATCCAGGTAAAACAGCTACTTCAAAATTATTATTTGCATACATAACATATATGATTTGGGGACTTGGATACTCATTTACAAATGTTCCATATGGTTCGCTTGGATCAGTTATAACTCAAGATGTTCAAGAAAGAACTTCTTTAGCTGCATTTAGACAAGTTGGTTCTTCAGGAGCACTTCTTATAACTAGTGTTATATTTATGCCACTTGTTTTAATGTTTGGAAATCCAAGAATAGGTTTTCCAGTAGTTGCAGGAGTAATGGGGGTAATCGGAATAATATCTTTCTATATGACATACAAAAATACTAGAGAGGTAGTGACTCCAGCTGAAAACGTTAAAAGAGAAAAGATTACACCAAAATCAATTGTAGTTACTGTATTTACAAATAGAGCTTTATTAACTTTAATATTAATGACAATATTCTCTATATCAGCTTATAATATAAGAAGTTCATTAATTGTTTATTACTGTCAATACAATCTTGGAAATGTTAGTTTACTACCATACATAAATTTCTTTACTATAGGATGTGCTGTTTTAGGTGTTATAGCTATGCCAAAACTAGTTAGCAAGTTTGGTAAAAAGAGAACAGCTATAATAGGATTTTTAGTAAGTGTTGTTGCAGATAGTATTAACTTTCTTCTTCCAGGAAATATATATACTTTCACAATACTATTAGCAATTGGCTTTATAGGTATAAGTATTCCTAATGGAATAACTTGGGCTTTTGTTTCAGATAGTATAGACTATGGTGAATGGAGAACTGGAACTAGAAGAGAAGGTATAACTTATTCTGTATTTAACTTCTCAAGAAAGCTTGCACAATCAATTGCAGGACTTCTATCAGGTTGGGGACTTGGATTTGTAGGATATGTGGCTAATAAAAAACAATCTGCAGAAACTTTATTAGGAATAAAATCATTGTTAATGGCATATCCAGCAGTAGCGCTTTTAGTAGCAGCAATAATAGTTGCTTTCTTATATAATCTTTCAGACAAGAAATACAATGAAATGATAAAAGAATTAGAGGCTAGAAAAGCTTAA
- the nth gene encoding endonuclease III, giving the protein MESKDVQKIVEILYKMYPEAKCALNFNTPYELLISTILSAQCTDKRVNVVTKELFKEYNTPLKMLTLTEEELQQKIKSCGLYKNKSKNILEASRGLIDKFKGEVPRSLEELTSLAGVGRKTANVVMSNAFGIPAIAVDTHVFRVSNRIGIADSKNVYDTEKQLMKNIKKEDWSTMHHALIWHGRQLCRARKPECESCGLKENCKYFKEHRE; this is encoded by the coding sequence ATAGAAAGTAAAGATGTACAAAAAATAGTAGAGATACTTTATAAGATGTATCCAGAAGCTAAGTGTGCTCTTAACTTTAATACACCATATGAACTTTTGATTTCTACAATACTAAGTGCACAATGCACAGATAAACGAGTAAATGTGGTGACAAAAGAATTATTTAAAGAGTACAATACACCGCTAAAAATGTTAACTCTTACAGAAGAGGAGCTGCAGCAAAAAATTAAAAGCTGCGGGTTATACAAGAATAAGAGCAAAAATATACTTGAAGCTTCAAGAGGTCTTATAGATAAATTTAAGGGAGAAGTTCCTAGAAGCTTGGAAGAATTAACGAGTCTTGCAGGTGTTGGTAGAAAGACTGCTAATGTAGTTATGTCAAATGCTTTTGGTATACCAGCTATAGCTGTAGATACTCATGTATTTAGAGTTTCAAATAGAATTGGAATTGCTGATAGTAAAAATGTATATGATACAGAGAAACAGCTTATGAAAAATATTAAAAAAGAAGATTGGTCAACAATGCATCATGCTTTAATATGGCATGGTAGGCAACTTTGTAGAGCAAGAAAACCTGAGTGTGAAAGCTGCGGATTAAAAGAGAATTGCAAATATTTTAAAGAACATAGAGAATAA
- a CDS encoding VanW family protein — protein sequence MKKILVSAVSGAIIIIFIVLIGIYIKVQRWEKSIYNGISIENIDVSGKSKKQAENIVKKEFDKIVQNKSINLIADENKTMQLKYSDVNVKYDIDKAVDAAFNYGKDLSIYDRYRLIKNPKKIEVKVEMTCDKKALNEWVKNVSNSLNKEPKNATVIRAGEGFRIIPDEDGKKVNEDKLKKDVEDTIQNNDNNNIKINMDAVKAKTTGDRLKSINTLISSFNTEYASLSSEERAHNIFLATKAINGMILMPGDVFSFNGVVGERTAIKGYESAPVLVGNKSDMGLGGGICQVSTTLYNAVLTAGVKATERHHHTLPSHYVSLGYDATVDYGTLDYKFKNTLSFPLYIEGSTDGGCVTFNIYSDASLLSEKYKVTSENYSDSVPKVKVYLEAYQNGVLKSKDMIANDVYSQ from the coding sequence ATGAAAAAAATATTAGTAAGTGCAGTTTCAGGTGCAATAATTATAATTTTTATAGTACTAATTGGTATATACATAAAAGTTCAAAGGTGGGAGAAATCTATATATAATGGTATTAGTATTGAAAACATAGATGTATCAGGCAAAAGTAAAAAACAGGCAGAAAACATTGTAAAAAAAGAATTTGATAAGATAGTACAAAATAAAAGCATTAATTTAATAGCTGATGAAAATAAAACAATGCAGCTTAAATACAGTGATGTAAATGTGAAATATGATATTGATAAGGCTGTTGATGCAGCATTTAATTATGGTAAAGATTTAAGCATATATGATAGATATAGACTAATAAAAAATCCTAAAAAAATTGAAGTTAAAGTAGAAATGACTTGTGATAAGAAAGCTCTTAATGAGTGGGTGAAAAATGTAAGTAATTCCTTGAATAAGGAACCTAAGAATGCAACGGTAATCAGAGCAGGTGAAGGATTTAGAATAATACCAGATGAAGATGGTAAAAAGGTAAATGAAGACAAGCTCAAAAAGGATGTTGAAGATACAATACAAAATAATGATAATAATAATATAAAGATAAATATGGATGCTGTTAAAGCAAAAACTACTGGAGATAGATTAAAAAGTATCAATACACTCATAAGTTCTTTTAACACAGAATATGCATCATTATCTAGTGAAGAGCGTGCTCACAATATATTTCTTGCAACAAAGGCAATAAACGGTATGATTCTTATGCCAGGAGATGTATTTAGTTTTAATGGTGTTGTGGGAGAAAGAACGGCTATAAAAGGTTATGAGTCGGCACCTGTTTTAGTAGGAAATAAATCAGATATGGGACTTGGTGGGGGAATATGTCAAGTATCTACTACCTTATATAATGCTGTCTTAACCGCTGGAGTAAAGGCAACGGAAAGACATCATCATACTTTACCTTCTCATTATGTATCCCTTGGATATGATGCGACTGTAGATTATGGAACATTGGATTATAAATTTAAAAATACACTAAGTTTTCCTTTATATATAGAAGGTAGTACAGATGGAGGATGTGTGACTTTTAATATTTATTCCGATGCCAGTCTTTTAAGCGAAAAATATAAAGTTACAAGTGAAAACTATTCAGACTCTGTTCCTAAAGTTAAAGTGTATTTGGAAGCATATCAAAATGGAGTGTTAAAATCTAAGGACATGATAGCAAATGATGTTTATAGTCAATAG
- the sleB gene encoding spore cortex-lytic enzyme: protein MKGILKYKRSIVLSLAVLMSYFIVYVWFLPYNNAVNATTYKYGSSGSAVTQIQTKLKNWGYYTGSIDGVYGYQTYLAVKKFQTKNGILVDGIVGNATAAALGMTSTPTVASGSTSSYNQNLNLLARLINGEARGEPYAGQVAVGATVINRTKNPKFPSTIAGVIYQPGAFTAIVDGQIHANMEPNSIRAARDALNGWDPSGGAIYYFNPATATSNWIWSRPLIIIIGKHRFCR, encoded by the coding sequence GTGAAGGGGATTTTAAAGTATAAGAGAAGCATAGTGCTTAGTTTGGCTGTATTAATGTCATATTTTATTGTTTATGTGTGGTTCTTACCTTATAATAATGCAGTAAATGCTACTACATATAAGTACGGATCAAGCGGAAGTGCAGTAACTCAAATTCAAACCAAACTTAAAAATTGGGGATATTATACGGGGAGTATAGATGGAGTGTATGGATATCAAACATATTTAGCGGTAAAAAAATTTCAAACTAAAAATGGTATTCTTGTAGATGGTATAGTAGGTAATGCTACAGCGGCAGCATTAGGAATGACTTCAACACCTACTGTAGCATCAGGTAGTACTTCAAGTTATAATCAAAATTTAAATCTTTTAGCTAGACTCATAAATGGTGAGGCAAGAGGTGAGCCTTATGCAGGGCAGGTTGCTGTTGGTGCAACAGTAATAAATAGAACTAAAAATCCTAAATTTCCATCAACAATTGCGGGTGTCATATATCAACCAGGAGCTTTTACAGCAATAGTAGATGGCCAAATTCATGCCAATATGGAGCCGAATTCTATTAGAGCAGCAAGAGATGCACTTAATGGGTGGGATCCTTCTGGTGGTGCAATTTATTATTTTAATCCAGCAACAGCAACAAGTAATTGGATATGGTCTAGACCACTTATAATTATTATTGGTAAACATAGATTTTGTAGATAA
- a CDS encoding M42 family metallopeptidase: MYNSQKLKDFLKNLLEIHSPSGYTSNIVEYMKKEFTNLKISFKTTNKGNIIATLPGKNADFERTISSHLDTLGAMVKEIKSSGTLALTPVGGYMLNSIEGENCLIFTIDNKKYTGTIQTIKPSVHIHSDSYDLKRTQENMEVILDEKVFSKEDVEALGINVGDFICFDARTKFTDSGFVKSRHLDDKASAAIMLYTLKYLSENNIALPYTTNFYFSTYEEVGHGASNLPEKTKELLCIDMGAPGTGQNSSEFTTCICAKDSSGPYDYDFRRKLIMLCKDKNIPYRIDTYPHYGSDASAALRGGYDIKTALIGTGVYASHGYERTHMDGIIATLDLLINYCINE, encoded by the coding sequence ATGTATAATTCTCAAAAATTAAAAGATTTTCTAAAGAATTTATTAGAAATACATAGCCCTTCTGGGTATACAAGTAATATAGTAGAGTACATGAAAAAAGAATTTACCAATCTCAAAATAAGCTTCAAAACAACAAACAAGGGCAATATAATTGCTACCCTTCCTGGAAAAAATGCAGATTTTGAAAGAACGATTTCTTCTCATCTTGATACTTTAGGTGCAATGGTTAAAGAAATAAAATCAAGTGGAACTCTCGCTCTTACGCCTGTAGGTGGCTATATGCTTAACTCAATAGAAGGTGAAAACTGTTTAATTTTCACAATTGATAATAAAAAATATACAGGTACAATACAAACAATAAAACCTTCCGTTCACATTCATAGCGATAGTTACGATTTAAAAAGAACACAAGAAAATATGGAAGTAATATTAGATGAAAAAGTTTTTTCTAAAGAGGATGTTGAAGCTCTTGGAATTAATGTAGGTGATTTTATATGCTTTGATGCAAGGACTAAATTTACTGATAGTGGTTTTGTTAAAAGTAGGCATCTTGACGATAAAGCCAGTGCTGCAATAATGCTATATACCTTAAAATATCTTTCAGAAAACAACATAGCTTTACCTTATACCACTAATTTTTATTTTAGTACATACGAAGAAGTTGGACATGGTGCTTCAAATCTTCCAGAAAAAACAAAGGAACTTCTTTGCATTGATATGGGAGCACCTGGTACAGGTCAAAACTCTTCAGAATTCACAACCTGTATATGTGCAAAGGACTCTTCAGGGCCTTATGATTACGATTTTAGAAGAAAGTTAATCATGCTATGTAAGGATAAAAATATTCCATATAGAATAGATACCTATCCTCATTATGGTTCTGATGCTTCTGCTGCCTTAAGAGGTGGTTATGATATCAAAACCGCTCTTATAGGTACCGGAGTATACGCTTCACATGGATATGAAAGAACTCATATGGACGGTATTATTGCAACTTTAGATCTTCTTATAAATTACTGTATAAATGAATAG
- a CDS encoding lysophospholipid acyltransferase family protein, whose translation MVSPVVARIIELLPDRCIGFLGRKISNMYLNKYADISVNGIENLDGVDKPMMFICNHLSNSDALVLNRALKDYDVTFVAGVKLKGDATTNLGTYCVKTTGIKPNTADKDGIYKVIDILKNKHNVLMFPEGTRSRTGTMIEAKRGPLFIAKLSKAIIVPVGVCGSEKLLPIDKKGNMHNEKFQHAKVRISIGKPFYFDKRSRDESKKDYEKRVLDNAMYKIAELLPESYRGVYSDIKKVL comes from the coding sequence ATGGTTTCTCCTGTAGTAGCTAGAATTATTGAATTACTACCGGATCGTTGCATTGGTTTTTTAGGAAGAAAAATTTCAAATATGTATTTAAATAAGTATGCTGATATTAGTGTAAACGGGATAGAAAATTTAGATGGAGTAGATAAACCTATGATGTTTATATGTAATCATCTTAGTAATTCCGATGCACTAGTTTTAAATAGAGCATTGAAGGATTATGATGTTACTTTTGTAGCAGGAGTTAAATTAAAGGGAGATGCTACTACTAATCTAGGTACTTATTGTGTTAAAACAACTGGAATAAAACCTAATACTGCCGATAAAGACGGTATTTATAAGGTTATAGATATATTGAAGAATAAGCATAATGTATTAATGTTCCCAGAAGGTACTAGAAGTAGAACAGGAACTATGATAGAGGCTAAAAGAGGACCGCTATTTATAGCCAAGTTAAGTAAGGCGATTATAGTACCAGTAGGTGTGTGTGGAAGTGAAAAACTTTTGCCTATTGATAAGAAAGGCAATATGCATAATGAAAAATTTCAACATGCAAAGGTTAGAATTAGTATAGGCAAACCATTTTATTTTGATAAGAGAAGCAGAGATGAAAGTAAGAAGGATTACGAGAAAAGAGTTCTTGATAATGCTATGTATAAAATTGCAGAGCTCTTACCAGAAAGTTATAGGGGAGTATATTCTGATATAAAGAAGGTGCTTTAA
- a CDS encoding LacI family DNA-binding transcriptional regulator, producing MSVTIKDIAKIANVSHTTVSRALNNSPVINEETKKKILEIAKKLNYVPNFNAKSLVLNKSYNIGLFFSSISKGTSPNFFHEIVEGVNSIIEESYNLVIKGIDNCNDFNYISKKRFDGIILVSQSESDNSFIYDVINKEIPIVVLNREIEEENVINIIAAEKDGAYKAAEYLIKNGHGKIAIIEGKTGFKSSVYRKLGFINALIDNKIEIKNEYFQVGNYDVESGFSAMKEFLKLKDRPTAVFCSNDDMAVGAIKAIRLEGLRVPDDISLVGFDGSIFCEYVTPAITTIRKPSKEIGIVGANKMLDIIDEAKFDKKKIYIGTELIVRDSVKKLNK from the coding sequence ATGAGTGTTACTATTAAGGATATTGCTAAAATAGCAAATGTTTCTCATACTACCGTTTCAAGGGCACTAAATAATAGTCCCGTGATAAACGAAGAAACAAAAAAGAAAATATTAGAGATAGCCAAAAAACTTAATTACGTTCCTAATTTTAATGCTAAAAGCTTGGTATTAAATAAATCTTATAATATAGGGCTTTTCTTTTCTAGTATAAGTAAGGGTACTTCTCCAAACTTCTTTCACGAAATTGTAGAAGGTGTAAATAGTATTATAGAAGAAAGCTATAATTTGGTTATTAAGGGAATAGATAATTGTAATGATTTTAATTATATATCTAAAAAGAGATTTGATGGAATAATATTAGTAAGTCAAAGTGAAAGTGATAATTCTTTTATATATGACGTTATTAATAAGGAAATACCTATAGTTGTTTTAAATAGGGAGATAGAAGAGGAAAACGTTATAAATATAATTGCTGCAGAAAAGGATGGCGCATATAAAGCTGCCGAATATTTGATAAAAAATGGACATGGCAAAATTGCTATTATAGAAGGTAAAACTGGTTTTAAATCATCGGTATATAGAAAATTAGGATTTATTAATGCTTTAATTGATAATAAAATTGAAATTAAAAATGAGTATTTTCAAGTTGGAAATTACGATGTTGAAAGTGGTTTTTCTGCCATGAAAGAATTTTTGAAATTGAAAGATAGACCAACTGCAGTATTTTGTTCTAATGATGATATGGCAGTGGGAGCGATAAAAGCGATTAGACTTGAAGGGTTACGAGTGCCAGATGATATTTCTTTGGTTGGATTTGATGGTAGTATATTCTGCGAGTATGTTACTCCAGCAATAACTACAATAAGAAAGCCATCAAAAGAGATTGGTATAGTAGGTGCAAATAAGATGCTTGATATAATTGATGAAGCAAAATTTGATAAAAAGAAGATTTATATAGGTACAGAGCTTATTGTAAGAGACTCTGTTAAAAAATTAAATAAGTAA
- a CDS encoding Nramp family divalent metal transporter has product MKKKFSRLLLIFSIVGPGLITANAGNDAGGVTTYSVIGSKYGYSMLWGLLAIGIGLAVVQEMNARMAVVTGKGLSDLIRERYGVKLAFFAMTVLLIANLGVCIADFAGIAASLQLFNINKYISVPILAIMIWVIMTKGNYSKAEKVFLLLTLTFFGYVITAFMVKPNWSNVTSHIFNPRGSLNKGYWLDLIGMVGTTITPYMQFYLQSSIVDKGISLKEYGYEKLDVYLGTIWGIATALFITICTSETLFKAHMSISSAQDAASALKPLAGQYSFILFGIGLFGASFLACCIIPLSTSYAVCEAFGFESGLDNKIKEAPVFFGLFFFMIITSVIIVLLPNLSLISIILFTQQMAGVLCPVVLIFMIKLVNDKEIMGRHTNNKFQNFIAKFTVGLIIILTVLAFVGNFM; this is encoded by the coding sequence ATGAAAAAGAAGTTTAGTAGATTATTGTTGATTTTTAGTATTGTTGGCCCAGGTCTTATAACTGCAAACGCGGGTAACGATGCAGGGGGGGTAACTACTTATTCTGTAATAGGCTCTAAATACGGTTATTCAATGCTGTGGGGATTACTTGCAATAGGTATAGGACTTGCTGTTGTTCAAGAAATGAATGCTAGAATGGCGGTAGTTACAGGAAAGGGATTATCGGATTTAATAAGAGAGAGATATGGTGTTAAGTTAGCTTTCTTTGCCATGACGGTTCTGTTAATAGCAAATTTAGGAGTTTGCATAGCTGATTTTGCGGGGATTGCTGCTAGTTTGCAATTGTTTAATATAAATAAATATATATCTGTTCCTATACTTGCAATAATGATTTGGGTTATAATGACAAAAGGTAATTACTCAAAAGCTGAAAAGGTATTTTTGTTATTGACACTTACGTTCTTCGGATATGTTATTACAGCATTTATGGTAAAACCAAATTGGTCTAATGTGACTTCGCATATATTTAATCCAAGGGGAAGTCTAAACAAAGGTTATTGGCTTGATCTTATAGGCATGGTTGGAACTACAATAACTCCATATATGCAATTTTACCTTCAATCCTCAATAGTTGATAAAGGAATATCTTTAAAGGAGTATGGATACGAAAAGCTTGATGTATATTTAGGAACAATATGGGGAATAGCGACAGCTCTTTTTATAACAATATGTACTTCAGAAACATTATTTAAGGCACATATGTCTATATCCAGTGCACAAGATGCAGCATCAGCACTTAAACCTCTTGCAGGTCAGTATTCATTTATTCTATTTGGAATTGGTTTGTTTGGAGCTTCCTTTTTAGCTTGTTGTATTATACCGTTATCTACTTCATATGCGGTATGTGAAGCGTTTGGTTTTGAAAGTGGACTAGACAATAAGATTAAAGAAGCACCTGTGTTTTTCGGATTATTCTTTTTTATGATAATAACAAGTGTGATTATAGTTTTACTACCTAATTTATCTCTAATAAGTATCATATTATTTACTCAACAAATGGCTGGAGTTTTATGTCCTGTAGTATTAATATTTATGATAAAGCTTGTAAATGACAAAGAAATTATGGGAAGGCATACAAATAATAAATTTCAAAATTTTATAGCTAAATTTACTGTTGGTTTAATAATTATATTAACGGTATTGGCTTTTGTAGGCAATTTTATGTAA